A genome region from Sphingomonas sp. BGYR3 includes the following:
- a CDS encoding zinc-dependent alcohol dehydrogenase yields MEKMRAAVVRSFGAPLDIEERSVPSPRAGQILVRVHASGVCHTDLHAARGDWPVKPTLPFVPGHEAVGRVAALGPGVCGIKEGDAVGVPWLHDACGCCEHCETGWETLCESQHNTGYGVDGGYADYVLADAAYVARLPHDVDFPAMAPILCAGVTTYKGLKETEARPGQWVVISGIGGLGHIAVQYAKAMGLHVAAVDVSEKKLALARALGADVTVNAADPEFVAKLRRETEGGAHGVLVTAPSLPAFRQAIDIVRRRGTVSLIGLPAGEFPIPIFDVVLKRVTIRGSIVGTRADLAEAIDFAIEGKVRSRIETQPLEAINSVFHRLQSGDVGGRVVLTF; encoded by the coding sequence ATGGAGAAAATGCGCGCGGCGGTCGTACGAAGCTTTGGTGCACCGCTGGATATCGAGGAACGATCAGTGCCTAGTCCGCGTGCCGGCCAGATATTGGTCCGGGTCCATGCGAGCGGAGTTTGCCACACCGACCTGCATGCCGCACGCGGCGACTGGCCGGTCAAGCCGACCTTGCCTTTCGTCCCCGGTCACGAAGCCGTTGGCAGGGTTGCGGCACTGGGCCCGGGCGTCTGCGGGATCAAGGAAGGCGACGCGGTGGGTGTACCCTGGCTGCATGACGCTTGCGGATGCTGCGAGCACTGCGAGACTGGATGGGAGACGCTTTGCGAAAGCCAGCACAACACTGGCTACGGCGTCGATGGGGGTTATGCTGACTATGTCCTTGCCGACGCAGCCTATGTCGCCCGATTACCGCATGACGTCGATTTTCCGGCAATGGCGCCAATCCTCTGCGCCGGGGTGACGACCTACAAGGGATTGAAGGAGACCGAGGCGCGTCCCGGTCAATGGGTCGTGATTTCCGGGATTGGCGGACTTGGCCATATTGCAGTCCAATATGCGAAGGCGATGGGTTTGCATGTCGCAGCGGTCGACGTGTCCGAGAAGAAGCTTGCGCTGGCGCGGGCACTCGGTGCCGATGTCACGGTAAACGCCGCTGATCCCGAGTTCGTCGCCAAGCTGCGCAGGGAAACCGAAGGGGGCGCGCATGGCGTTCTGGTCACCGCGCCATCGCTTCCCGCCTTTCGACAGGCCATTGATATCGTCCGCCGCCGCGGGACCGTCAGCCTGATTGGTCTCCCGGCGGGCGAGTTTCCAATCCCGATCTTCGACGTGGTGCTCAAGCGCGTCACTATACGCGGGTCGATCGTCGGCACCCGCGCCGACCTTGCCGAAGCGATTGACTTCGCCATTGAGGGGAAAGTGCGATCCCGGATCGAGACCCAACCGCTGGAAGCGATCAACAGCGTGTTCCACCGGCTGCAATCCGGCGACGTTGGGGGCCGCGTGGTGCTGACATTTTAA
- a CDS encoding universal stress protein encodes MKNILVLIHDDVGQEARFQAALDLTRALDGHLTCIDVSIALALADDFAMQGGALLMADEQHREQANKTRMLERLHAEDVPYDWLDETGFLTPTLLAHAGLADLIVLNRRLESIKHPDMRQLVGDMVIKSGKPIIAVPETVRTFCVSGHALVAWDGSREAVAALQAATPLLAKAETVMILEIDEGSVVTPAEDGAEYLSRHDIKPVIKRERSLVDLPSTIILDTIEATDAAYVVMGGFGHSRFMEGAFGGVSRRMINECPVPLFLAH; translated from the coding sequence ATGAAGAACATACTTGTGTTGATTCACGATGACGTCGGCCAGGAAGCGCGATTCCAGGCGGCACTCGATTTGACCCGTGCGCTTGATGGGCACCTGACCTGCATCGACGTGTCGATTGCGCTGGCATTGGCTGACGACTTTGCCATGCAGGGTGGAGCGCTGCTGATGGCGGACGAACAGCACCGGGAGCAAGCCAACAAGACGCGGATGCTGGAACGTCTTCATGCCGAAGACGTGCCCTATGACTGGCTGGATGAGACCGGGTTTCTTACCCCCACCCTGCTCGCTCACGCCGGACTTGCCGACTTGATTGTGCTCAACCGCAGGCTCGAGAGCATCAAGCATCCCGACATGCGCCAGCTGGTCGGCGACATGGTGATCAAGTCCGGCAAGCCAATCATCGCGGTGCCGGAAACGGTCCGCACCTTCTGTGTCTCCGGCCATGCGCTTGTGGCCTGGGATGGCTCGCGAGAGGCGGTGGCAGCGCTGCAAGCCGCCACTCCTCTGCTTGCCAAGGCAGAAACCGTCATGATTCTTGAGATTGATGAAGGATCGGTAGTGACCCCGGCAGAGGATGGTGCCGAATATCTGTCGCGCCACGACATCAAGCCGGTGATCAAGCGTGAACGCAGCCTTGTCGACCTGCCCAGCACGATCATCCTGGACACGATAGAGGCCACCGATGCCGCCTATGTGGTGATGGGCGGGTTCGGCCACAGCCGCTTTATGGAAGGGGCATTCGGCGGCGTGAGCCGACGCATGATCAATGAGTGTCCGGTGCCTCTGTTTCTGGCGCATTGA